The Pseudomonas wenzhouensis genome has a segment encoding these proteins:
- the pbpC gene encoding peptidoglycan glycosyltransferase PbpC (penicillin-binding protein 1C), with protein sequence MRRLTRRWLLILVLPLTLLWLADQLFPLPLPEDDLARVVLAEDGTPLWRFADRDGVWRYPVTPEEVSPYYLEALLTYEDRWFRQHPGVNPLALGRAAWQNLTGGRVVSGGSTLSMQVARLLDPHGRDLPGKLKQLWRTAQLEWHLSKDEILTLYLNRAPFGGTLEGVAAASWSYLGKPPSQLTRADAALLAVLPQAPSRLRPDRHPERAQAARDKVLRRLGEFQVWPQSQVDEALEEPVFLAPRREPSLAPLLARRLNRAGSPPLIRTTLDASLQQRLEDLLLGWRARLPERTSAAILVVEHESMAVRAYLGSVDIADTSRFGHVDMVRALRSPGSTLKPFLYGMALDAGLIHSESLLQDVPRHYGDYRPGNFAAGFVGPVSASEALATSLNLPAVQLLEAYGPKRFAGELRSAGVPIRLPALAEPNLAMILGGGGSRLESLVAGYSAFARGGMAAKPRLQPSDELRERRLLSPGSAWIIRRILSGQARPDRDPRAYLAQRPTLAWKTGTSYGFRDAWAIGVGPRHLIGIWIGRPDGTPVPGQFGLASAAPLLLQVHDLLVNRDSQRGIATPPDPQPAEVGVAAICWPLGQPMSRDDPNCRRLRFVWTLEGTTPPTLLAADQPLGSGLRERYWVNAQGLRVGSGCAGAEARELALWPAPLEPWLPRRERRTARLPHIDASCPPPQSSQVSPLSIVGVRNGDRLRRPQGSQEPLRLNLSALGGSGRRWWFLDGQPIGESTQDAPFNHAFASGRHQLSVLDEGGQTARLEFSVGS encoded by the coding sequence ATGCGCCGCCTAACTCGCCGTTGGCTCCTCATTCTCGTACTCCCCCTGACCCTGCTCTGGCTAGCCGACCAACTCTTTCCACTACCCCTGCCCGAGGATGATCTGGCGCGGGTGGTGCTGGCCGAGGACGGCACGCCGTTGTGGCGCTTCGCTGACCGTGATGGCGTATGGCGCTATCCGGTGACGCCCGAAGAGGTCTCGCCCTATTACCTGGAAGCGTTGCTGACTTACGAGGACCGCTGGTTTCGCCAGCACCCTGGGGTCAATCCGCTGGCGCTGGGGCGTGCGGCCTGGCAGAACCTGACCGGCGGGCGCGTGGTGTCCGGCGGCAGTACGCTGTCGATGCAGGTGGCGCGGCTGCTCGATCCGCATGGGCGTGACCTGCCCGGCAAGCTCAAGCAACTGTGGCGCACGGCGCAGTTGGAATGGCACCTGTCCAAGGACGAAATCCTCACCCTGTACCTGAACCGTGCGCCTTTCGGTGGCACCCTCGAGGGCGTGGCGGCTGCCAGCTGGAGTTACCTGGGCAAGCCGCCGAGCCAACTGACCCGTGCCGATGCGGCGTTGCTCGCGGTACTGCCGCAGGCGCCCAGCCGCTTGCGTCCGGACCGGCATCCCGAGCGCGCCCAGGCCGCACGTGACAAGGTGCTGCGGCGCCTGGGCGAGTTTCAGGTGTGGCCCCAGTCCCAGGTAGACGAAGCGCTGGAGGAACCAGTGTTTCTAGCGCCGCGCCGTGAGCCAAGCCTCGCGCCCTTGCTGGCGCGGCGGCTGAACCGTGCCGGCAGCCCACCGCTAATCCGCACCACCCTCGATGCCAGCTTGCAGCAGCGCCTGGAAGACCTGCTGCTGGGCTGGCGCGCGCGCCTGCCTGAGCGCACCTCGGCGGCGATTCTGGTGGTCGAGCACGAGAGTATGGCGGTGCGTGCCTATCTCGGATCGGTGGATATAGCCGATACCTCGCGCTTCGGTCACGTCGACATGGTTCGCGCCCTGCGCTCGCCGGGCTCGACGCTCAAGCCCTTTCTCTATGGCATGGCCCTGGATGCCGGGCTGATTCATTCCGAGTCGCTGCTGCAGGACGTGCCGCGACACTATGGCGACTACCGGCCCGGCAACTTCGCCGCCGGCTTCGTCGGTCCGGTATCGGCCAGCGAGGCGCTGGCCACCTCGCTCAATTTGCCGGCCGTGCAGTTGCTCGAAGCCTACGGGCCGAAACGCTTTGCCGGTGAGCTGCGCAGTGCCGGTGTGCCTATTCGCCTGCCTGCACTGGCGGAGCCGAACCTGGCGATGATCCTTGGAGGCGGCGGTTCGCGCCTGGAGTCGCTGGTGGCAGGCTACAGCGCCTTCGCGCGCGGTGGCATGGCGGCCAAGCCGCGACTGCAGCCGAGTGATGAACTGCGCGAGCGGCGCCTGCTGTCGCCCGGCTCGGCCTGGATCATCAGGCGCATTCTCAGCGGTCAGGCGCGCCCTGATCGTGACCCGCGTGCCTACCTGGCGCAGCGCCCGACCCTGGCCTGGAAAACCGGCACCAGCTACGGCTTTCGCGATGCCTGGGCCATCGGCGTCGGCCCGCGTCACCTGATCGGTATCTGGATCGGTCGCCCGGATGGCACGCCGGTGCCTGGCCAGTTCGGCCTGGCCTCCGCTGCGCCGCTGTTGCTGCAGGTTCACGATCTGCTGGTCAACCGCGACAGCCAGCGCGGCATTGCCACACCGCCCGATCCACAACCTGCCGAGGTGGGTGTGGCGGCCATCTGCTGGCCATTGGGGCAGCCGATGAGCAGGGACGACCCCAACTGCCGGCGCCTGCGTTTCGTCTGGACGCTTGAAGGCACCACGCCACCCACGCTGCTGGCAGCCGATCAGCCACTGGGGAGCGGTTTGCGCGAGCGCTATTGGGTCAATGCCCAAGGGCTGCGCGTCGGCTCCGGTTGTGCCGGGGCCGAAGCGCGTGAACTGGCCTTGTGGCCGGCACCGCTGGAGCCCTGGTTGCCGCGCCGGGAGCGGCGTACCGCGCGTTTGCCACATATCGATGCGAGCTGCCCGCCACCACAGAGCAGTCAGGTGTCACCGTTGTCCATCGTCGGTGTGCGCAATGGCGATCGCTTGCGTCGGCCGCAAGGCAGTCAAGAACCGCTAAGGCTCAATCTTTCGGCCCTGGGCGGCAGCGGCCGGCGCTGGTGGTTCCTCGATGGCCAACCTATTGGGGAGAGCACTCAGGATGCTCCCTTCAACCACGCGTTCGCCAGTGGCCGGCATCAACTGAGTGTGCTCGACGAAGGTGGTCAGACCGCTCGTCTGGAATTTAGCGTAGGGTCCTGA
- a CDS encoding sensor domain-containing diguanylate cyclase translates to MPDAEVPRQPNTFALWREVDDTRIRTRLGGFFYFLAWLLTWAFSAAPGSLMFSGVLGCLLFAALLAARLLHRPDGLESPEQLQRWLDRHWGLILLTSLCWGQAHALAVYSDAYNDSEMIATLATVAFATAMTFNFAMRRSRALLALALLYLPGLAVMALNWQQRHAMLITLIFYLSYLILVLGRNHREYRATINLELKLLEQQSQLDLLSRTDSLTQLGNRYQFNNLFPSLVANAVRQGEPLSLVLMDIDFFKKVNDEHGHVGGDTCLSAFAERMRKVFRRDANALLRLGGEEFGVLLPGTTLAQAWDLAEHFRQELEVEGLQLYDQRLELTTSLGIGCFSNSHDADADAFFKRVDSALYRAKREGRNRLVAADH, encoded by the coding sequence ATGCCCGACGCCGAAGTACCGCGCCAACCCAATACCTTCGCCCTGTGGCGCGAAGTGGATGACACCCGCATCCGCACGCGCCTTGGTGGTTTCTTCTATTTTCTGGCCTGGCTGCTGACCTGGGCCTTCAGCGCAGCGCCCGGCAGCCTGATGTTCAGCGGGGTGCTGGGCTGCCTGCTGTTCGCCGCACTGCTGGCCGCGCGACTGCTGCACCGCCCTGACGGCCTCGAAAGCCCCGAGCAGTTGCAGCGCTGGCTCGACCGTCACTGGGGTCTGATCCTCCTGACTTCGTTGTGCTGGGGCCAGGCCCATGCGCTGGCGGTGTACAGCGATGCCTACAACGACTCGGAAATGATCGCCACACTGGCCACGGTGGCCTTCGCCACGGCGATGACCTTCAACTTCGCCATGCGCCGCAGCCGCGCACTCCTGGCGCTGGCCCTGCTCTACCTGCCGGGCCTGGCAGTGATGGCGCTGAACTGGCAGCAGAGGCACGCGATGCTGATCACTCTGATCTTCTATCTCAGCTATCTGATTCTGGTATTAGGGCGTAACCATCGCGAGTACCGCGCCACCATCAATCTGGAGCTCAAGCTGCTGGAGCAGCAAAGCCAGTTGGACCTGCTCAGTCGCACCGACAGCCTGACCCAGCTCGGCAACCGCTATCAGTTCAATAACCTGTTTCCCAGCCTGGTGGCCAATGCAGTGCGCCAGGGCGAGCCGCTGTCGCTGGTACTGATGGATATCGACTTCTTCAAGAAGGTCAACGACGAACACGGCCACGTCGGTGGCGATACCTGCCTGAGCGCCTTCGCCGAACGCATGCGCAAGGTGTTTCGCCGCGATGCCAACGCACTGCTACGCCTGGGTGGCGAGGAGTTCGGTGTGCTGCTGCCGGGCACCACACTGGCCCAGGCCTGGGATCTGGCCGAGCACTTTCGACAGGAGCTGGAGGTAGAAGGCCTGCAGTTGTACGATCAGCGTCTGGAGCTGACAACCAGTCTCGGCATCGGTTGCTTCAGCAACAGCCATGACGCCGATGCCGACGCCTTCTTCAAGCGCGTCGACAGTGCGCTATACCGCGCCAAGCGCGAAGGCCGTAACCGTCTGGTTGCGGCAGATCACTAA
- a CDS encoding DMT family transporter, translating into MNHISGWLLALPFLAGAVLPLQAGINGQLARHLSSVFAAALISFAVGSLALLLMTLSQREMPGLGALKELTWWHWSGGLLGAFFIATAAFAGPRVGALLFMVLVIAGQLAMAITLDHFGWAGFRENPITFGKVAGLLLIVAGIWMIRRG; encoded by the coding sequence ATGAACCACATCAGCGGCTGGCTGCTGGCCCTGCCCTTCCTCGCCGGCGCGGTGCTGCCTCTGCAGGCCGGTATCAATGGCCAGCTTGCCCGTCACCTGTCCAGTGTCTTCGCCGCCGCGCTGATTTCCTTTGCCGTTGGCAGCCTGGCGTTACTGCTGATGACCCTGAGCCAGCGTGAAATGCCTGGCCTCGGTGCGCTCAAGGAGCTGACCTGGTGGCACTGGAGCGGCGGCCTGCTCGGCGCTTTCTTCATCGCGACCGCGGCCTTCGCCGGGCCGCGCGTCGGGGCACTGCTGTTCATGGTGCTGGTGATCGCCGGACAACTGGCCATGGCCATCACCCTCGATCATTTCGGCTGGGCCGGTTTCCGAGAAAATCCGATCACCTTCGGCAAGGTGGCAGGCCTGCTGTTGATCGTCGCCGGGATATGGATGATCCGTCGCGGCTGA
- a CDS encoding GNAT family N-acetyltransferase yields the protein MNANLQHRPATATDLGDVAGFPQNVDELFFCYPKAIWPLNVGQLAAAIAERRESTVVELAGKVAGFANFYQWQHGEFCALGNLMVAPWARSQGVAQHLVEVMEQIAHERYKAPLMKVSCFNANAGGLLLYTRLGYQTVGIVERRAPDGSRVALVQLEKNLS from the coding sequence TTGAACGCAAACCTGCAACACCGCCCGGCCACGGCCACCGACCTCGGTGACGTGGCCGGCTTCCCGCAGAACGTCGATGAACTGTTCTTCTGCTACCCCAAGGCCATCTGGCCACTCAACGTCGGCCAGCTCGCTGCCGCCATTGCCGAGCGGCGTGAAAGCACCGTGGTGGAACTGGCTGGAAAAGTCGCCGGCTTCGCCAATTTCTACCAATGGCAGCACGGCGAATTCTGCGCCCTCGGCAACCTGATGGTGGCACCCTGGGCACGCAGCCAGGGCGTGGCTCAGCACCTGGTGGAAGTGATGGAGCAGATCGCCCACGAGCGCTACAAGGCGCCGCTGATGAAGGTGTCCTGCTTCAACGCCAACGCTGGCGGCCTGCTGCTCTACACGCGTCTTGGCTATCAGACCGTCGGCATCGTCGAACGCCGCGCCCCGGATGGCAGCCGTGTCGCCCTGGTGCAGCTGGAAAAAAACCTGTCGTAA
- a CDS encoding DUF4136 domain-containing protein has product MMRTLPCLFLALLLSGCASVSLERDFDPSRDFAAYRSWSWMDDKLAYQPDDARLKSDITEARISQAVAEQLEQRGLRQAADGKGDLKVQSVLIVDERQDQITTQYGGGWGGYWGGYWGGPAFTETRRVDYKVATLQIDLYDGKDGKLVWRGSGEQVMRSQPPTPAERERAIRETVTQVLSQYPPR; this is encoded by the coding sequence ATCATGCGTACCCTGCCCTGCCTGTTTCTTGCCCTGCTGCTCAGTGGTTGCGCCAGCGTCAGCCTGGAGCGCGACTTCGACCCCAGCCGCGATTTCGCCGCCTACCGCAGCTGGAGCTGGATGGACGACAAGCTCGCCTACCAACCCGACGACGCACGGCTGAAGAGCGATATCACCGAAGCGCGAATCAGCCAGGCCGTCGCCGAGCAGCTCGAGCAACGCGGCCTGCGCCAAGCAGCTGACGGCAAGGGCGACCTGAAAGTGCAGAGCGTGCTGATCGTCGACGAGCGTCAGGATCAGATCACCACCCAGTACGGCGGTGGCTGGGGCGGCTATTGGGGAGGTTACTGGGGCGGCCCGGCCTTCACCGAAACGCGCCGTGTGGACTACAAGGTCGCGACGCTGCAGATCGACTTGTACGACGGCAAAGACGGCAAACTGGTCTGGCGCGGCAGCGGTGAACAGGTCATGCGCAGCCAGCCACCGACACCGGCAGAGCGCGAACGGGCGATCCGCGAAACCGTCACCCAGGTGCTCTCGCAGTATCCACCGCGCTGA
- a CDS encoding DUF4136 domain-containing protein, translating to MRTVIAILILPLLAACQSQNPYRAESLPIPPAPPEAATTFDRSAYPAAPRDYGRYRSWSWLDGQAPSSELADSVSAGLDQYGLRPALNGPADVLVSARISQETRLRQYQDNVGGYYGTGSHWDRHYGAYGSVPIVRTYEQKVAVVRLELIDPRDRQVVWSGSGEALAGKDQAAQAEAMREAIRSALNGYPPH from the coding sequence ATGCGCACCGTCATAGCCATACTCATCCTGCCGCTGCTGGCCGCCTGTCAGAGCCAGAATCCCTACCGCGCCGAATCGCTGCCCATACCACCAGCCCCGCCGGAAGCGGCCACCACCTTCGACCGCAGCGCCTACCCGGCCGCACCGCGCGATTACGGCCGTTATCGCAGCTGGAGCTGGCTGGACGGCCAGGCGCCCAGCAGTGAACTGGCCGACAGCGTCAGCGCCGGCCTCGACCAGTATGGCCTGCGCCCGGCGCTCAACGGCCCCGCTGATGTGCTGGTCAGCGCCCGCATCAGCCAGGAAACCCGCCTGCGCCAGTATCAGGACAACGTCGGCGGCTACTACGGCACTGGCAGCCACTGGGATCGCCATTACGGCGCCTATGGCAGCGTGCCCATCGTGCGCACCTACGAACAGAAAGTGGCCGTGGTACGCCTCGAACTGATCGACCCGCGCGACCGCCAGGTGGTCTGGTCCGGCAGCGGCGAGGCCCTGGCCGGCAAGGATCAGGCGGCGCAGGCCGAGGCCATGCGTGAGGCCATCCGCAGCGCGCTAAACGGCTACCCACCCCATTGA
- a CDS encoding methyltransferase domain-containing protein: MSDRHFDELATRFAERIYGGAKGAIRLAVLQADLAEALPDRPLRVLDVGAGLGHMSLWLAQRGHQVTLAEPAEPMLEGARQRFTEAGQHATFIQAPWQELPGQLQEPFDLVLCHAVLEWLAEPAAILPVLHQLTNKGGWLSLAFYNKDALIYRNLLKGHFRKLRKAQFAGEKQSLTPQQPLDPRELATQLAAYWQVESRSGVRVFHDYMPQPFQAKAELIDLLEMELAHRRHPSFEGLGRYLHWICRPI; the protein is encoded by the coding sequence ATGAGCGACCGCCACTTCGACGAACTCGCCACCCGCTTCGCCGAGAGGATCTACGGCGGCGCCAAGGGTGCCATCCGCCTCGCCGTGCTGCAGGCCGACCTAGCCGAAGCGCTGCCGGATCGTCCGCTGCGCGTACTCGACGTGGGCGCCGGGCTCGGCCATATGAGCCTGTGGCTGGCCCAGCGTGGCCATCAGGTCACCCTGGCTGAGCCGGCCGAACCCATGCTCGAAGGCGCGCGTCAGCGTTTCACCGAAGCGGGTCAGCATGCCACCTTCATCCAGGCGCCCTGGCAGGAACTGCCCGGCCAGTTGCAGGAGCCCTTCGACCTGGTGCTGTGCCACGCCGTGCTGGAATGGCTGGCCGAGCCGGCCGCCATCCTGCCGGTGCTGCACCAGTTGACGAACAAGGGCGGCTGGCTGTCGCTGGCCTTCTATAACAAGGACGCGCTGATCTACCGCAACCTGCTCAAGGGCCACTTCCGCAAGCTGCGCAAGGCGCAGTTCGCCGGCGAGAAACAGAGCCTGACGCCCCAACAACCGCTCGACCCACGCGAACTGGCCACGCAACTCGCAGCCTACTGGCAGGTCGAAAGCCGTAGCGGCGTGCGCGTATTCCACGATTACATGCCGCAGCCATTCCAGGCCAAGGCCGAACTGATCGACCTGCTGGAAATGGAGCTGGCCCATCGGCGTCACCCCAGCTTCGAGGGGCTGGGCCGTTACCTGCACTGGATATGCCGGCCGATCTGA
- a CDS encoding nucleotide pyrophosphohydrolase — protein MNIAALTARMHAIRDHNDWRRYQSPKNLAMAASVEMAELVEIFQWLSEEQSRQLPPEQLAHAGQEVADVVLYLLQLCSELGIDMNQAVLDKLADNERRFLT, from the coding sequence ATGAACATCGCTGCACTCACCGCGCGCATGCACGCCATTCGCGACCACAACGACTGGCGCCGTTACCAGAGCCCGAAGAACCTGGCCATGGCCGCCAGCGTGGAAATGGCCGAACTGGTGGAAATCTTCCAGTGGCTGAGCGAGGAGCAATCCCGCCAGTTGCCGCCTGAACAACTCGCCCATGCCGGCCAGGAAGTGGCCGATGTGGTGCTCTATCTGCTGCAACTGTGCAGCGAGTTGGGCATCGACATGAACCAGGCGGTGCTCGACAAGCTCGCCGACAACGAACGGCGCTTCCTCACATGA